The window ATGAGCTGGAGATATGGGTAGAGGTCTCGGAAGAGGTATTTTCGGATGAGATGCGCAAGATGGAAGCCCTCCAGAAGCGGGTCACGGAGGAAGTGGAGAGTACGTTGGGCATCGGAGTCCGTATAAAGCTGGTAGAACCGAAGTCCATAGCCCGTACAGAAGGCAAAGCCAAGAGGGTTGTTGACAGGCGGGAGCTTAACGCTTAACGGAGGAGAAAGTCGAAGATGAAGATAAAGCAAGTATCTGTCTTTATGGAAAACCAGCCAGGACGGCTGCTGGCCATGCTTGAAGCGCTAACGGCCCAGAACATAAACATACGAGCTCTCTGTGTTGCAGAGGGCTCCGATTTCGGAATCGTACGCCTGATTCTATCCGAGGTAACTAAGGGTGCCGAAGCTCTGCGCAAGGCCGGCTTCACGGTGACAGAGACTGTTGTTCTTCAGGTAGAAATGCCTGACAAGCCAGGCGGTCTGCTAGAATCCGTGGCCAGGCCTCTGGCACAGGCAGGAATCAACCTGGAATACTTTTATGCCTTTATCGACCCCACTCCCGGGAAAGCCGTTATCGTACTCAAGGTGAATGACCCTGATCGGGCCGAGAAGGTAATCGGCCAGTAGTAGAATGCCCATGAAGATTCTCTCCAATTCGTTACCATAGGAGCGATTGTATTGCACTCATACTGGGGTAAGTGCCTCATCATTGACCTGACAGCACAGAAGAGTGAAGTTCGAGAATTGCCCCAGTCGCTGCTCAGAAACTACCTGGGTGGAGTGGGATTGGGCACGCGACTCCTGCTGGAATGGGCCAAGCCGGGTACTGATGCTCTGAGTCCAGACAACCCCCTCATCTTCGCCTCCAGCGGA of the Chloroflexota bacterium genome contains:
- a CDS encoding phenylacetate--CoA ligase; this translates as ELEIWVEVSEEVFSDEMRKMEALQKRVTEEVESTLGIGVRIKLVEPKSIARTEGKAKRVVDRRELNA
- a CDS encoding ACT domain-containing protein, which produces MKIKQVSVFMENQPGRLLAMLEALTAQNINIRALCVAEGSDFGIVRLILSEVTKGAEALRKAGFTVTETVVLQVEMPDKPGGLLESVARPLAQAGINLEYFYAFIDPTPGKAVIVLKVNDPDRAEKVIGQ